The genomic stretch GGGGACGGTCACGAAGTCGGCCGGCGGCGTCGATAACTTCGTCAACATCAACCAGATCAACGGCACCGCCGGCAACGACAGCTTCAACGGCTCCGCAGTCTCGACCAGTGCTTCGTTCACAGTGGTCTTCCGCGGCAGCGCCGGCAACGACACGATCACCGGCAACAACACCCGACTGACCGTCGCTGACTACTTTGACGCAACCAAGGCGGTGAACGTCAACCTCGGCACAGGCGTCGTCAGCCAGGATGGCTTCGACAGCCAGGATACGCTGATCAACGTGGCCCGCGTCACTGCCTCCAACGGCTTTGACGACACCCTGACCGGTGGGGGGGCAGACGACACTTTCTATATCTCCTCGGCTGGCGGCAACAAGATCGTCAACGGGGGCGCTGGTACGGATATCTATCGCTACGGGGTCAACAGCGCGATCACCATTGACCTTGTCCTTGGCACAGCAGTGAAGTCGGGTGGCGGCACGGACAGCCTGACCTCGATCGAGAACGCCGCCGGCAGCGGCGGCAATGACAGCGTCTCCGGCAATGCACAGAACAACACCCTTGCCGGAGATGTCGGTAATGACACGCTCGACGGTCGAGGCGGCTTCGATACCGCGGATTATGGTTTCAACTCGAACCAGGGCTTACCCGCCGGCATCATCGCCAACCTGACCACCGGCACTGCAACGGATTCCTGGGGCGGCACCGACACGCTGATCAGCATCGAGGCGCTGACCGGCACGGGTTTTGCCGATGACCTGACCGGGAAGATCATCACCGACACCACGACGTCAGGCGGCGGGTCCGACACGCAACTCCGCGGCCTGGGCGGCAACGACACCTTGCGCGCACCGCAAAATGATACGCGCGTCTTCGCCGACTATCGCGGTGATCCGGGCGCCATCCGAATCAATCTCTCCGGCACGGATACGGTACTGGGTGGCGTGAATGTCGCAGCCGGCACCGGCAAGGATGGCTATGGCGGCACGGATAGTTTCGACAAGATCCAGGCCGTGCTCGGCTCTAACTTCAACGACACCATCATCGGCACGGATCGCGCGGATCGCCTCTATGGCATGTCGGGTAATGACGTGCTGGTTGGTGGCGCAGGCGATGACACGCTCTCGGGCGGAGCGGGCGTGGACAGCTACACAGGCGGCGCGGGATTCGACGTCGTATTTTTCACACCTTACAACAGCAGCGACGTTCAGCCCACGCAGGGTGTGGTCGCCAACCTCATTACGCTCACGATTGCCAATGATGGCTACGGCAACGCCGAGGTCTTTGCAGGCGGCGCCAATGACATCGAGCAATTGGTGGGCACCAATTTCAACGACGATCTGACCGGCGCACGCGTTGATTGGACCGGCCAGTTCGGCGAGTCGCAGCAGACCTATCTGCGCGGCGGCAATGGTGCCGATAGCCTGCGCGGCGTCCTGGCCGATGCGCGCTACATCACCGCCGAGTATCTCACCGACCCCGACAGCAATGCCGACGGCTTTGGCGTCACCGTGAACCTCGTCACCCAGACGGCCACGGATGGCTGGGGCAACACGGACACGCTGTTCAACATCGGTGCCGCCCGTGGCAGCGCCTTCAATGACAGCCTGGTCGGCAATGACAGCGACAACTGGTTCCGTGGCGAGGCTGGCAGCGACACCATCGAGGGCGGACTTGGCCTGGATGTCGTCAGTTATCGCAGTTCCACCAGCAGTGTCATTCTCGATCTGGCCTCGGGCGTTGTCCAGGACGGTCTGGGTGGCGTGGATAGCCTGAGCGGCATCGAGAACGCCGTCGGCAGCACCACCGCGAATGACACGCTGCGAGGCGATGCCAATGCCAACAGCCTGAACGGCTATGGCGGTGATGACCTTCTGGAAGGCCGCGGCGGCAATGATATCCTGACTGGCGATGTCGGCAATGACACGGCCGTCTTCTCCGGCGCGCGCGCTCGCTACACTATCACGCGTGATGGTGTGACCGGCGATCTGACGGTGCTCGACACCCTCGTCTCCGGTGATGGTACCGATCTGGTTCGCAGCAGCGTCGAGACCCTGCGCTTCAGCGATGCTGATTACCTGGCCACCAGTTTCTCCGGCGCGCCCCCGCCAGTGCTCAGCATCGCCGCCCTCTCCGCCGACAAGGCCGAGGGCCATGCCGGCTCGGTGCCCTTCACCTTCACCGTCACCCGCACGGGCGACACCACAGCTCCGTCCAGTGTCGCCTGGGCCGTCACGGGCGCGGGCGCCACCGCGGCCGATTTCGCGGGCGGGGTCCTGCCCTCCGGCACGGTGGACTTCGCCGCCGGCGAGACAAGCAAGCTCGTCACGGTCAATGTCCTCACGGACAGCGTCGTCGAAGCGGATGAGGGCTTCACGGTCTCCTTGAACTCTCCCACGGGCGCCACGCTCGGCACCGCAAGCGCGGGGGGCACCATCCGGAATGATGACGCGCTGCTCTCCACCAGCGGCGGTGGCACCGTCACCGAGGGCAATGCCGGCACCACGCCGGTGACCTTCACCGTTGCACGCTCGGGCGATGTTTCGGGAACCTCGAGCGCCACATGGACCATTTCGGGCACCGGCGCCTCCCCCGTTGATGGGGCGGATTTCGTGGGCGGCGTCCTGCCCTCCGGCACGGTCAGCTTCGCTGGGGGTGAAACGAGCCAGATCGTCACCGTCAATGTCGCGGGGGATACCGCGGTCGAGTCGAATGACGGGATGCTCCTGACCCTTTCGGCCCCCTCCCCCGGCGCTTCGCTCGGCAACGCCACTGCCTCGCGCATCATCGTCAATGATGACGCGCTGCTGAACATCAGCGGCCCTGTGGGTCCGATCAGCGAGGGCGATGCCGGCAGCACCGCCTTCAGCTTCACGGTCACCCGCGTGGGCGACCTCACCGGCGCGGCATCGGTCAACTATGCCGTCACGGGGGCGGCCAACGGGGCGGATTTCGTGGGTGGCGTGCTGCCCAGCGGCACCGTCAACTTCGCCGCCAACCAGGCCAGCCAGACCATCACCATCAATGTGGCGGGCGACACGACCTTCGAGGCGGATGAGATCTTCACCGCCACGCTCTCCGCCCCCTCGGCCGGCGCCACGCTCGGCACCGCCGCGTTCAACGCCACGATCCTCAATGACGACCCAGCCCCGCCGGCCCCCGTCATCGCGATGGCGTCGAACTTCGTGGCCGGAATTGAAGGCAATGCCGGCAGCACGACGCTGAATTTCGGCGTCATTCGTGGTGGCGATACCTCGGCCGCCGTGACCGCCGATTGGGTGGTCAGCGCGGGCATGGGTGGCGGCATCACCGGTGCGGATTTCGTCGGCGGCGTGCTGCCCAGCGGCACCGTCACCTTCGCCATCGGCCAGACGGCCGGCACCATCGCCGTGCAGGTCGCCGGCGATACGCTGGTGGAAGAAACCGAGGTCTTCTTCGTCACCCTCAGCAACCCGACGGGTGGGGCCACGCTCGGCACCGCGACGAACCAGGGCACGATCATCACGGATGATACCGGCCTTTCCGTCGCTGCCCTCTCCGCCGACAAGGTGGAGGGCCAGGCCGGCCTGACGGACTACACCTTCACCGTGACCCGCTCGGGCGACCGCAGCGGCAATTCCTCGGTGGCCTGGGCGGTGACCGGCAGCGGCGCCAACCCGGCCGATGCCAATGATTTTGCGGGCGGGGCCCTGCCCTCCGGCACGGTCAACTTCGCCTTCAACGAGATGAGCAAGACCATCACCGTGCAGGTGGCCGGCGATGTGACCTCGGAGCCGGATGAGGGCTTCACGGTCACGCTCTCCGCACCCACGGGCGGCGTGCTGCTGACGGCGGCCGCCAATGGCGTCATCCGCAATGATGAACCGCTGGAGGGCACGGCAAACGCCGATACGATCGCCGGCACGTCCAATAATGACATCATTCGCGGCTTTGCCGGCAATGACAGCCTGACCGGTGCGGGCGGCGATGACGTCATCGAGGGCGGCGACGGCATGGACGCGCTGTTCGGCAATGAAGGCAATGACAGCCTGTTCGGCGGCAATGACGACGATGAACTGGTGGGCGGCCCCGGCAACGACTCGCTGACCGGCAATGCCGGCTCGGACCGTGCTAATTTCGCGGCACTCGGCCAGGCCGTGACCGTCACGCTGGATGCCTCGGGCAACGGCACCGCCGTCTCCGCCTCGGCCGGGACCGACACGCTGGTCAGCATCGAGCGTATCCTGGGCAGCGCCCTGGGCGACACCATCACCGTGACAGCGCCGATCGTGGGCAGCTTTGCGCGGATCGCGGGCGGTGGCGGCAACGACACCATCACCGGGCCCGGCAGCAACACCGTCTTCGCGGATTACCTCATCAACGGCGCAGGCCAGGCCGTGACGGTCAATCTGGGGACGGGCACGGCCAATGATGGCCAGGGCGGCACCGATACGCTGGTGAACATGCGGGCCGTGCGCGGCAGCCTGAACGCCGACAGCATCACGGGCTCTGGCTTCAGCGACCGCATCGCCGGGCGCGGCGGCAATGACACGATGGATGGCGCCGGCGGCACGAGCGACCTGCTGGATTATTCGCAGGCGACCAGTGGCGTCACGGTGAACATGGCCACCGGCATCGCCAATGACGGCGAGGGCGGCACGGACAGCTTCTCGAACTTCGAATACGTCATCGGCTCGGGCCTCGGTGACAGCCTGACCGGCGGCAATGGCAATGACACGCTCGATGGCGGCATCGGCAACGACACCTTCACCGGCGCTGGCGGCAATGATCTGATCATCGGCGGCACCGGCACCGATATCGCCGTCTTCACGGGCGCACGTGCCGGCTACACCGTGACGCGCGATCCCGGCACCGGGGTGGTGACCGTGGTGGACAACACCGCGGCGCGCGACGGCACGGATACGGTCAACGCCGATGTCGAAACCCTGCGCTTCAGCGATGGCGATTTCCTGGCCAGCGGCTTCACGGGGACCACGCTCTCCCTCGCTCCCCTTTCGGCCGACAAGGCCGAGGGCAATGCCGGCACCACCCCCTTCACCTTCACCGTGACCCGCACCGGTGACATCACGGGCACGTCCAGCGCAACCTGGGCGGTGACCGGGACCGGCGCCAATGCGGCTGATTTCCAGGGTGGCGTGCTGCCCTCCGGTACGGTCGCCTTCGCGGCCGGTGAGGCAAGCCAGACCATCACGATCCTCGTGACGGGCGACATCGGAGTGGAACTGAACGAGGGCTTTGCCGTCACGCTCTCGGCCCCCACCGGCGCCACGCTCGGCACCGCCTCCGCCGATGGCACGATCCGCAATGATGACGCGATCCTGAGCCTCAGCGGCCCGGGAAGCCCCATCGATGAGGGCAATGCCGGCAGCACCGCCTTCACCTTCACCGTCACCCGGACGGGCGATCTCAGTGGTGCGGCCTCGGCCAGCTACGCGGTCACCGGGGCGGCGAATGCGGCGGATTTCGTGGGCGGGGTTCTGCCCTTCGGCACCGTTCTCTTTGCCGCCGGCGATGCGACTCAGACCATCACCATCAATGTGGCGGGGGACGGCATCATCGAGCCGGATGAGGTCTTTACCCTCTCCCTCTCGGCGCCCTCCGGTGCGTCTCTTGGCACCGCCACGGCCGATGCGACCATCCTCAATGATGATTCGTTCGTCCCCACCACCCTCAGCGTGGCCGCCACCCTGGCGGACCGGCCGGAAGGCCAGCCCGGCAGCACCTTGCTGACCTTCACCGTCACGCGCACGGGCGATGTCAGCGGCGCCTCCAGCGCCGCATGGGCCATCGCGGGCTCCGGCCTCAACCCCACCGATGCGGCGGATTTCGTCGGCGGCGTCCTACCCTCCGGCATTGTTTCCTTTGCCGCGGGCCAGACCTCCAGGGTCATCAACGTCAATGCCGCCGGCGATACCGCCTGGGAAGCGGATGAGAGCTTCACCCTGACACTTTCCAGCCCGGTCGGAACCGTGCTCGGCACCAGCACCGCCCAGGGCATCCTGCGCAATGACGACCCGACGCGCTTCGCCATCACCGCCACCGATGCCGTCAAGTCCGAAGGCCAGGCGGGCAGCACGCCCTTCACCTTCACCGTGACACGCGATGGCGATACCTCCGTCGCGCACAGCATCACCTACGGCGTCGTTCCCAATGGCGCGAGCAAGGCCAATGCGGCGGATTTCGTGGGCGGCGCCTTCCCGAGCGGCACAGTGGATTTCGCCGTGGGCGAGACCAGCAAGACCCTCACCATCAACGTCCAGGGCGATACCACGGTTGAGGCCGATGAGGGCTTCGCCGTGCAGATCTCCACCGCAACGCCCGGCCTGGCCATTGCCACCTCCACGGCTTTTGCCAGCATCCTCAATGAGGATGTGGTCATTCCCACGAGCCTCAGCGTCGCCGCCACCCTCGCTGACCGCGCCGAAGGCGCGCCCGGCAGCACCTTGCTGACCTTCACCGTCACGCGCACGGGCGATGTCAGCGGCGCCTCCAGCGCCGCATGGGCCATCGCGGGCTCCGGCCTCAACCCCACCGATGCGGCGGATTTCGTCGGCGGCGTCCTACCCTCCGGCATTGTTTCCTTTGCCGCGGGCCAGACCTCCAGGGTCATCAACGTCAATGCCGCCGGCGATACCGCCTGGGAAGCGGATGAGAGCTTCACCCTGACACTTTCCAGCCCGGTCGGAACCGTGCTCGGCACCAGCACCGCCCAGGGCATCCTGCGCAATGACGACCCGACGCGCTTCGCCATCACCGCCACCGATGCCGTCAAGTCCGAAGGCCAGGCGGGCAGCACGCCCTTCACCTTCACCGTGACGCGCGATGGCGATACCTCCGTCGCGCACAGCATCACCTACGGCGTCGTTCCCAATGGCGCGAGCAAGGCCAATGCGGCGGATTTCGTGGGCGGCGCCTTCCCGACCGGCACGGTGGATTTCGCCGTGGGCGAGACCAGCAAGACCCTCACCATCAACGTCCAGGGCGATACCGCGATCGAGGCCAATGAGGGCTTCGCCGTGCAGATCTCCACCGCAACGCCCGGCCTGGCCATTGCCGCTTCCACGGCTTTTGCCAGCATCCTCACGGATGATGCGCTGCTCGCCCTCACCGGCGGCGCACCATTGGCCGAGGGCAATTCCGGCACGACGGCCTTCACCTTCACCGTCACCCGCAGCGGTGACACGACGAGTGCCGTCAGCGCGAATTGGGCTGTGACGGGAAGCAGCGGCCAGCCGGCCACCGCCGCCGATTTCCTGGGCGGCGTGCTGCCCAGTGGCGTGGTGAGCTTCGCCGCCGGCCAAACCACCCAGACCATCACGGTGGATGTCCTGGGCGACACCACCCTGGAGCTGAACGAGCAGTTCAGCCTGACCCTCTCCAGCCCATCGGCTGGTGCCTCGCTCGGCACTGCCATCGCGTCGCGCGTGATCGTGAATGATGATGCATTGCTGAACATCAGCGGCCCCGTCGGCCTGATCAACGAAGGCGATGCCGGCAGCACGGCCTTCACCTTCACCGTGACACGCCTGGGCGATACCACCGGTGCGGCATCTGCCAGCTATGCTGTCAGCGGGACGGCCAATGCGGATGATTTCGTGGGTGGCGTGCTGCCCAGCGGCACCGTCAACTTCGCCGCGGGCCAGACCACCCAGACCATCACCATCAATGTCGCCGGAGATACTGATTTCGAGGTGAATGAGGCCTTCGCGGTCACCCTCTCAGCGCCCTCCGGTGCCTCGCTCGGCACCGCCACGGCCAGCGCGACCATCCGCAATGATGATGCGGCCCCGCCCGCCACCCTCAGCGTGGCCGCCACCCTGGCGGACCGGCCTGAGGGCCTG from Sediminicoccus sp. KRV36 encodes the following:
- a CDS encoding Calx-beta domain-containing protein, encoding MSSTINSSSFVSVAEGNAGGTALNFTVTRTGDTTGLATVTYTVLPFFSGNTVTAADFVGGVLPTALLSFAPGEISKVVPILVQGDTDAEPDEGFSFLLTAPTGGATIGLNSAIGSITGDDGARISVSPAGLYYTPEGNAGTTGTTFTVTRSGDLSIAATATWSVAGFLSFGATTLADASDFVGGVLPGGTVSFDPNQTTTTLTVNIAGDTSFEQNDGFMVVLSNPSAGTVVSSGGVGHVIMNDDGAVIAFAPQVAPALNEGNIGSSPMVFNLVRSGDTSQAVSVNWAINPNAFPDPNPVNAADFLGGTIPSGTVDFAAGQTTASITLNIAGDTAVEPNETVRLGLTSASANATVGAGNLMTGTVVNDDGNPAIISMQFSNPISASVTEGTLFSTPVNITVLRSGDTATSVFANWAVNSGSANAADFVGGVLPSGTVLFPTGVTQAMITFSVAADAVLEPNEGFGVSLTSAGPGAQLGTITTSFGNINNDDGAILATTNTSGFNANEGNSGNTPFNITITRSGDLTIEATANWAVAPAPFPGANVPNAADFAGGVFPSGTVTFGIGETSKIITVNFAGDTVFEQNETFIVNLTNPSSGAAIGNSVSYNITNDDGVVIVFAGQPNPSVFEGAVGASTPMSFTVQRNGDASVAASVNWAATAFGTATAADFVGGVLPSGTLNFGIGETSKLITVNIAGDAIVEANETVNIQLSSPSGNATLGSFTSILGTIFDGVQTGILGTNGNDTITPAGVSAGVTGGQPGSGNETIQAGGGNDSVDGGAGDDRIEGGDGNDTLIGGDGNDTLIGGTGSDFFRTGTGNDSVDGSESGTRNTISYSTLSGSISAVFTGDTRGVGTVTKSAGGVDNFVNINQINGTAGNDSFNGSAVSTSASFTVVFRGSAGNDTITGNNTRLTVADYFDATKAVNVNLGTGVVSQDGFDSQDTLINVARVTASNGFDDTLTGGGADDTFYISSAGGNKIVNGGAGTDIYRYGVNSAITIDLVLGTAVKSGGGTDSLTSIENAAGSGGNDSVSGNAQNNTLAGDVGNDTLDGRGGFDTADYGFNSNQGLPAGIIANLTTGTATDSWGGTDTLISIEALTGTGFADDLTGKIITDTTTSGGGSDTQLRGLGGNDTLRAPQNDTRVFADYRGDPGAIRINLSGTDTVLGGVNVAAGTGKDGYGGTDSFDKIQAVLGSNFNDTIIGTDRADRLYGMSGNDVLVGGAGDDTLSGGAGVDSYTGGAGFDVVFFTPYNSSDVQPTQGVVANLITLTIANDGYGNAEVFAGGANDIEQLVGTNFNDDLTGARVDWTGQFGESQQTYLRGGNGADSLRGVLADARYITAEYLTDPDSNADGFGVTVNLVTQTATDGWGNTDTLFNIGAARGSAFNDSLVGNDSDNWFRGEAGSDTIEGGLGLDVVSYRSSTSSVILDLASGVVQDGLGGVDSLSGIENAVGSTTANDTLRGDANANSLNGYGGDDLLEGRGGNDILTGDVGNDTAVFSGARARYTITRDGVTGDLTVLDTLVSGDGTDLVRSSVETLRFSDADYLATSFSGAPPPVLSIAALSADKAEGHAGSVPFTFTVTRTGDTTAPSSVAWAVTGAGATAADFAGGVLPSGTVDFAAGETSKLVTVNVLTDSVVEADEGFTVSLNSPTGATLGTASAGGTIRNDDALLSTSGGGTVTEGNAGTTPVTFTVARSGDVSGTSSATWTISGTGASPVDGADFVGGVLPSGTVSFAGGETSQIVTVNVAGDTAVESNDGMLLTLSAPSPGASLGNATASRIIVNDDALLNISGPVGPISEGDAGSTAFSFTVTRVGDLTGAASVNYAVTGAANGADFVGGVLPSGTVNFAANQASQTITINVAGDTTFEADEIFTATLSAPSAGATLGTAAFNATILNDDPAPPAPVIAMASNFVAGIEGNAGSTTLNFGVIRGGDTSAAVTADWVVSAGMGGGITGADFVGGVLPSGTVTFAIGQTAGTIAVQVAGDTLVEETEVFFVTLSNPTGGATLGTATNQGTIITDDTGLSVAALSADKVEGQAGLTDYTFTVTRSGDRSGNSSVAWAVTGSGANPADANDFAGGALPSGTVNFAFNEMSKTITVQVAGDVTSEPDEGFTVTLSAPTGGVLLTAAANGVIRNDEPLEGTANADTIAGTSNNDIIRGFAGNDSLTGAGGDDVIEGGDGMDALFGNEGNDSLFGGNDDDELVGGPGNDSLTGNAGSDRANFAALGQAVTVTLDASGNGTAVSASAGTDTLVSIERILGSALGDTITVTAPIVGSFARIAGGGGNDTITGPGSNTVFADYLINGAGQAVTVNLGTGTANDGQGGTDTLVNMRAVRGSLNADSITGSGFSDRIAGRGGNDTMDGAGGTSDLLDYSQATSGVTVNMATGIANDGEGGTDSFSNFEYVIGSGLGDSLTGGNGNDTLDGGIGNDTFTGAGGNDLIIGGTGTDIAVFTGARAGYTVTRDPGTGVVTVVDNTAARDGTDTVNADVETLRFSDGDFLASGFTGTTLSLAPLSADKAEGNAGTTPFTFTVTRTGDITGTSSATWAVTGTGANAADFQGGVLPSGTVAFAAGEASQTITILVTGDIGVELNEGFAVTLSAPTGATLGTASADGTIRNDDAILSLSGPGSPIDEGNAGSTAFTFTVTRTGDLSGAASASYAVTGAANAADFVGGVLPFGTVLFAAGDATQTITINVAGDGIIEPDEVFTLSLSAPSGASLGTATADATILNDDSFVPTTLSVAATLADRPEGQPGSTLLTFTVTRTGDVSGASSAAWAIAGSGLNPTDAADFVGGVLPSGIVSFAAGQTSRVINVNAAGDTAWEADESFTLTLSSPVGTVLGTSTAQGILRNDDPTRFAITATDAVKSEGQAGSTPFTFTVTRDGDTSVAHSITYGVVPNGASKANAADFVGGAFPSGTVDFAVGETSKTLTINVQGDTTVEADEGFAVQISTATPGLAIATSTAFASILNEDVVIPTSLSVAATLADRAEGAPGSTLLTFTVTRTGDVSGASSAAWAIAGSGLNPTDAADFVGGVLPSGIVSFAAGQTSRVINVNAAGDTAWEADESFTLTLSSPVGTVLGTSTAQGILRNDDPTRFAITATDAVKSEGQAGSTPFTFTVTRDGDTSVAHSITYGVVPNGASKANAADFVGGAFPTGTVDFAVGETSKTLTINVQGDTAIEANEGFAVQISTATPGLAIAASTAFASILTDDALLALTGGAPLAEGNSGTTAFTFTVTRSGDTTSAVSANWAVTGSSGQPATAADFLGGVLPSGVVSFAAGQTTQTITVDVLGDTTLELNEQFSLTLSSPSAGASLGTAIASRVIVNDDALLNISGPVGLINEGDAGSTAFTFTVTRLGDTTGAASASYAVSGTANADDFVGGVLPSGTVNFAAGQTTQTITINVAGDTDFEVNEAFAVTLSAPSGASLGTATASATIRNDDAAPPATLSVAATLADRPEGLPGSTLLTFTVTRTGDVSGASSAAWAIAGSGLNPTDAADFVGGVLPSGIVSFAAGQTSRVINVNAAGDTVWEADESFTLTLSSPVGSVLGTSTAQGVLRNDDPTRFAIAAADAAKSEGQAGSTPFTFTVTRDGDTSVAHSITYGVVGNGPSKANGTDFVGGAMPGGTVDFAAGETSKLLTINVQGDTSAEANEGFAVVISTATPGLAIATAVALGSILNEDAAAIVGSNAANTLTGTAFGEAIFGQGGNDLLDGAGGDDVLDGGNGNDTLIGGAGKDRLTGGANADTFRFDDVFDADGDVITDFTVAQGDKVDLQLMDADSNTLGDEAFAFIGAGALTGLAGELRFDAGILEGDVDGNGIADFQVQITGVASLASTNFWL